A genomic window from Flavobacterium phycosphaerae includes:
- a CDS encoding response regulator: MVKTLKILFIEDDSIEIMKFNRVISALGLTHQIIEANNGETALSLLKEKDNLPHIIILDLNMPKLNGIEFLTILKNDALLKYIPTIILTTSSNFKDVKECYKIGIAGYILKPLKYEDYVFKIQKLLEYWSCNELITE; this comes from the coding sequence ATGGTAAAAACATTAAAAATACTATTCATTGAAGATGACTCCATTGAAATTATGAAATTCAACAGAGTCATATCCGCATTGGGATTAACACATCAAATTATTGAAGCCAATAACGGAGAAACTGCATTATCCCTTTTAAAAGAAAAGGATAATTTGCCGCACATCATAATATTAGACCTGAACATGCCAAAACTTAACGGAATAGAATTTTTAACCATTTTAAAAAATGATGCTTTATTAAAATATATTCCAACTATAATCTTAACCACTTCCAGCAATTTTAAGGATGTGAAAGAATGTTACAAAATTGGCATTGCCGGATATATTTTAAAACCTCTGAAATACGAGGACTATGTTTTTAAAATTCAAAAACTATTGGAGTATTGGAGTTGTAATGAATTGATAACGGAATAA